A window of Eubacteriaceae bacterium ES3 contains these coding sequences:
- a CDS encoding glycerol dehydrogenase, with amino-acid sequence MQKIIMSPSRYVQGAGEVEKLPEHVSKLGSSALVLMSGTMMRTKSEELKAAFEAAGIKFTAEKFGGECSKVEVGRLQEIVKTNGCDVIVGVGGGKTLDTAKATAHYEKLPVVIVPSIASTDAPCSALSVLYTEDGIFDEYLVLPKNPEIVIMDTDIIKEAPARLFVAGMGDALATYFEALATVASNGTTMSGAHPTKSALALAKLCYDILIEDGLKAKLAVEAKACTPAVENVIEANTYLSGVGFESGGLAACHAIHNGLTVLSECHHMYHGEKVAFGTLVQLVMENRSIEEIEEVIDFCLSVGLPITLAELGCTEPTPEKIMEVAKAAADPGETIHNMPFDVDADVVYAAIMAADALGQLYLEI; translated from the coding sequence ATGCAAAAAATTATTATGTCCCCAAGTCGTTATGTTCAGGGTGCTGGTGAAGTTGAAAAACTGCCAGAGCACGTTTCAAAACTTGGTTCTTCTGCTCTGGTTCTCATGAGCGGAACCATGATGCGCACTAAATCAGAAGAATTAAAAGCTGCTTTTGAAGCAGCAGGCATTAAATTTACTGCAGAAAAATTCGGCGGTGAATGTTCAAAAGTTGAAGTTGGCAGACTCCAGGAAATCGTTAAAACTAACGGATGTGATGTAATCGTTGGTGTTGGCGGTGGTAAAACACTTGATACTGCCAAAGCAACTGCTCATTACGAAAAACTGCCAGTCGTTATCGTACCATCAATTGCTTCAACGGATGCTCCATGTTCAGCACTTTCGGTTTTATACACCGAAGATGGGATCTTTGATGAATATCTGGTACTTCCAAAAAATCCTGAAATCGTCATCATGGATACTGATATTATCAAGGAAGCGCCCGCCCGACTTTTTGTTGCCGGTATGGGAGATGCCCTGGCTACATATTTTGAAGCTTTGGCAACAGTAGCTTCAAACGGAACGACTATGTCAGGCGCTCATCCAACAAAATCTGCTCTGGCACTGGCTAAACTTTGCTATGATATTTTAATTGAAGATGGCTTAAAAGCAAAACTGGCTGTTGAAGCAAAAGCCTGTACTCCTGCAGTAGAAAATGTTATTGAAGCTAATACCTACTTAAGCGGCGTTGGTTTTGAAAGCGGTGGTCTGGCTGCCTGCCACGCGATTCATAATGGTTTAACTGTTCTTTCTGAATGCCATCATATGTATCATGGTGAAAAAGTTGCTTTTGGTACCCTGGTACAACTGGTAATGGAAAACCGTTCAATCGAAGAAATCGAAGAAGTGATTGATTTCTGTCTATCTGTTGGGCTGCCTATTACCCTGGCCGAATTGGGCTGTACTGAACCAACACCGGAAAAAATTATGGAAGTAGCTAAAGCTGCTGCTGATCCTGGTGAAACCATTCACAATATGCCGTTTGATGTGGATGCAGATGTAGTTTATGCTGCCATTATGGCTGCTGACGCTCTGGGACAACTCTATCTGGAAATTTAA
- a CDS encoding glucose-6-phosphate isomerase, producing the protein MSIRFDCSYAGIKENEFLFHYDQLKLADAALMEKSGQGNDFLGWIDYPVSYDQKEFDRIKVAAEKIKTTCDALIVVGIGGSYLGAKAMISALTSPFYNELPREIRKAPKIYFAGQNISGKYLEDLLKLLENESVCVSVISKSGTTTEPAIAFRLIKAFMEEKYGKDMAKDRIFVTTDAKKGALKYLAEEEGYETFVIPDDIGGRYSVYTAVGLLPIAAAGIDINAFMNGGLAGFNEYQSISLENNPCFRYALYRNILYTKGKKIEILVDYDPSFEYLGEWWKQLYGESDGKDGKGLFPAAVHFSTDLHSLGQMIQEGPENHFETIIAIEEKQSDLSVPGSGDDLDGLNYLAGTNIDKINEKAMNGTLLAHVDGGVPNGVIYLERLDAFTLGKLVYFFEKACGLNGYLLGVNPFDQPGVEAYKKNMFALLHKPGYEELTKELEQRLK; encoded by the coding sequence ATGAGTATTCGTTTTGACTGTTCTTATGCAGGAATTAAAGAAAATGAATTTTTATTTCATTATGATCAATTAAAATTGGCCGATGCTGCTCTAATGGAAAAAAGTGGGCAGGGGAATGATTTTCTGGGTTGGATCGATTATCCTGTATCATACGATCAAAAAGAGTTTGATCGTATTAAAGTGGCAGCAGAGAAGATAAAGACTACCTGTGATGCTCTGATTGTAGTAGGGATTGGTGGCTCTTATTTGGGGGCAAAGGCAATGATCTCTGCTTTAACTAGTCCATTTTATAATGAACTGCCAAGAGAAATTCGTAAAGCACCAAAAATTTATTTTGCCGGTCAGAATATCAGCGGAAAGTATCTTGAAGATTTGCTGAAACTATTGGAAAATGAATCTGTTTGTGTGAGTGTGATCTCCAAATCAGGGACAACAACAGAACCGGCCATTGCTTTTCGTTTAATTAAAGCTTTTATGGAAGAAAAGTATGGAAAAGATATGGCTAAAGATCGGATATTTGTGACCACGGATGCTAAGAAAGGAGCCTTAAAATATCTGGCGGAAGAGGAAGGCTATGAAACTTTTGTAATCCCTGATGATATTGGCGGCCGTTACTCTGTGTATACCGCTGTCGGACTTTTGCCAATAGCGGCTGCAGGAATCGATATTAATGCCTTTATGAATGGAGGCCTGGCAGGGTTTAATGAATATCAAAGCATTAGCCTGGAAAATAACCCTTGTTTTCGGTATGCTTTATATCGCAATATCCTATATACAAAAGGAAAGAAAATCGAAATTTTGGTCGATTATGATCCTTCTTTTGAATATCTTGGCGAGTGGTGGAAACAACTGTATGGTGAAAGTGATGGGAAAGATGGTAAAGGTCTATTTCCTGCCGCTGTTCATTTCTCCACAGATTTACATTCTTTAGGACAGATGATCCAGGAGGGGCCAGAAAATCATTTTGAAACGATCATTGCGATTGAAGAAAAACAGTCAGATCTTAGCGTTCCTGGAAGCGGAGATGATCTGGACGGTTTGAATTATCTGGCTGGAACAAATATTGATAAAATTAATGAAAAGGCTATGAATGGGACGCTTTTAGCCCATGTGGATGGTGGAGTTCCAAACGGAGTTATTTATTTGGAGCGTCTTGACGCTTTTACGTTAGGTAAACTGGTTTATTTTTTTGAGAAGGCCTGTGGCTTAAATGGCTATTTGTTGGGTGTTAATCCCTTTGATCAGCCAGGTGTTGAAGCCTATAAAAAGAATATGTTTGCCCTTTTACATAAACCGGGTTACGAAGAACTGACAAAAGAATTGGAACAGCGACTAAAATAG
- the putP gene encoding sodium/proline symporter PutP, whose amino-acid sequence MNTEIIIFIIYLAVLIGIGLYFYRKTSSIEGFLLGGRGLGSWVTAISAQASDMSGWLLMGLPGAIYVGGAPEIWIGIGLLIGTIVNWFLTSARLRVYTEKVDALTLSTFFEHRFKDPTKALRVISAIIILVFFTTYASSGLVASGKLFQLMFEWDYTIAVIVGAVVIMVYTLLGGFLAVSYTDLIQGMLMIVAIVVVPILAYSSMGSMELVTQTMAEQGLSTSLFTEGVTILGIVSTMAWGLGYFGQPHILARFMGIKSIKEIPKARVIAIIWVIIALFGAIMVGILAIPLFPGLADGTQETVFMLMIREFFPPWIGGIFLAAIMAAIMSTIDSQLLVCSSALTEDIYTVFFKKAPTEKQVVLFGRLAVVGIALIALVLALSPDNTVMGLVSYSWAGFGAAFGPLVIFALYSKNTSWQAALSGMVVGTLTVIVWKNVGLGSVMYEIVPGFIFNMLVMLIVNRLTKPDPQIAGEFDAVAEEASLK is encoded by the coding sequence TTGAATACGGAAATTATTATTTTTATTATTTATTTGGCAGTGCTGATTGGAATTGGTTTGTATTTTTACCGGAAAACCTCCAGTATTGAAGGTTTTTTACTGGGTGGACGAGGGCTTGGAAGCTGGGTAACGGCAATTTCTGCTCAGGCCAGTGATATGAGCGGATGGCTGCTGATGGGTTTACCAGGAGCTATTTACGTTGGCGGGGCACCGGAAATATGGATTGGAATTGGTTTATTAATTGGAACAATTGTTAACTGGTTCCTGACTTCAGCCCGTTTACGCGTTTATACCGAAAAAGTAGATGCACTGACCTTATCAACATTTTTCGAGCATCGATTTAAGGATCCGACTAAAGCATTACGGGTAATCTCAGCGATTATTATTCTGGTCTTTTTCACAACTTATGCATCATCAGGTCTGGTGGCATCAGGGAAATTGTTTCAGCTGATGTTTGAATGGGATTATACAATTGCGGTGATCGTGGGTGCGGTTGTTATTATGGTTTACACATTATTGGGAGGTTTTCTGGCAGTTTCCTATACGGATCTGATTCAGGGGATGCTGATGATTGTTGCAATTGTTGTTGTGCCGATCCTCGCTTATTCATCGATGGGATCAATGGAACTTGTAACTCAGACTATGGCAGAGCAAGGGCTGTCAACAAGTCTTTTTACTGAAGGGGTGACTATTCTAGGCATCGTTTCAACGATGGCCTGGGGACTTGGCTATTTTGGCCAACCGCATATATTAGCCAGGTTTATGGGAATTAAAAGTATTAAAGAAATCCCTAAGGCACGTGTAATTGCAATTATCTGGGTGATTATAGCTTTGTTTGGAGCGATTATGGTAGGAATACTTGCTATTCCTTTATTTCCAGGACTTGCTGATGGCACGCAGGAAACAGTTTTCATGCTGATGATCAGAGAATTTTTCCCACCATGGATCGGAGGGATTTTCCTGGCTGCGATAATGGCAGCAATTATGTCAACAATCGATTCACAGCTGCTTGTTTGCTCATCAGCCTTGACAGAAGATATTTACACAGTATTTTTCAAGAAAGCACCTACTGAAAAACAGGTGGTATTATTTGGTCGTTTAGCTGTTGTTGGAATTGCTCTGATTGCACTTGTATTGGCACTGTCGCCTGATAATACAGTTATGGGACTGGTTTCTTACTCCTGGGCTGGCTTTGGAGCTGCTTTTGGACCACTGGTAATTTTTGCATTGTATTCAAAGAATACTTCCTGGCAGGCTGCACTATCTGGAATGGTTGTTGGTACTTTGACCGTTATTGTCTGGAAAAATGTCGGACTGGGATCGGTGATGTATGAAATTGTACCAGGTTTTATTTTTAATATGCTTGTAATGCTGATAGTAAATCGTCTAACCAAACCTGACCCGCAGATAGCAGGGGAATTTGATGCAGTGGCAGAAGAAGCATCATTAAAATAA
- a CDS encoding phosphohydrolase encodes MENKKYSEEFRAIVADITEHHEFQKLKNITHHGNGLFTHAVAVGYYSFRVAKALGMDYVSVTRGAILHDFYLEAWQETKKDSKGIQRIKDMHGFSHPKAALVNAKKYFELNEKQEDMIVKHMFPLTPIPPANMGSWVVTIVDKIVATQELAVARTQPIRRIKNLFVRAEA; translated from the coding sequence ATGGAAAATAAAAAGTATAGTGAAGAGTTCAGAGCAATTGTAGCAGATATTACAGAACATCATGAATTTCAGAAGTTGAAGAATATCACACATCATGGTAATGGATTATTTACGCATGCAGTTGCAGTTGGTTACTATTCATTTCGTGTGGCTAAGGCACTGGGTATGGATTATGTTTCCGTTACCAGAGGAGCAATTCTCCATGATTTTTATCTGGAAGCCTGGCAGGAAACTAAAAAGGATTCTAAAGGGATTCAGCGTATTAAAGATATGCACGGGTTCTCACATCCCAAGGCAGCACTTGTTAATGCAAAGAAATACTTCGAATTAAATGAAAAGCAGGAAGATATGATTGTTAAACATATGTTTCCTTTAACACCTATTCCACCAGCTAATATGGGAAGTTGGGTAGTTACCATAGTAGATAAAATTGTTGCAACTCAGGAATTGGCAGTGGCTAGAACACAGCCGATCAGGAGAATAAAAAACTTGTTTGTCCGGGCTGAGGCTTAA
- a CDS encoding isocitrate/isopropylmalate family dehydrogenase, which yields MYEKEIERAQAHFGDVIREQLERIERMKVQSEFTDYNSKDTIVIGVVGGDGIGPFITAEAQRVLEFLLKDDVEKGRISFKIIDGLTIENRAACGKAIPDDVLEELKACDVILKGPTTTPREGDPWPNIESANVAMRRELDLFANVRPVSVPEKNIDWTFYRENTEGAYTLGSKGIHVNDDLAIDFTVATQEGSDRIIRAAFEYAEKSGKNKLTVVTKANVVKTTDGKFLDTAKAISKEYPTVEMDDWYIDIMTAKLVDEKRRTQFKVMVLPNLYGDILTDEAAEFQGGVGTAGSANIGKKYAMFEAIHGSAPRMVTEGRGQYADPCSIIRAAGMLMEHIGYQEKADMLKKALDICGLYEKKLVLTGRDTGATGAEYADYVMETLSNPELSNIFEQYQ from the coding sequence TTGTACGAGAAAGAGATTGAACGGGCACAGGCACATTTTGGAGATGTAATCAGAGAGCAACTCGAGCGGATTGAACGAATGAAGGTGCAAAGTGAATTTACGGATTATAACAGCAAAGATACAATTGTAATTGGTGTTGTTGGCGGTGACGGGATTGGTCCTTTTATTACTGCGGAAGCCCAGCGCGTGCTGGAATTTTTATTGAAAGATGACGTGGAAAAAGGGCGAATTTCTTTTAAAATTATTGATGGGTTAACCATTGAAAACCGGGCAGCTTGTGGAAAGGCGATTCCTGATGACGTACTTGAAGAACTTAAGGCCTGTGATGTAATTTTAAAAGGACCTACCACCACACCAAGAGAAGGCGATCCATGGCCAAATATTGAAAGTGCCAATGTAGCTATGCGACGGGAACTGGATTTATTTGCAAATGTACGACCGGTTAGTGTGCCGGAAAAAAATATTGACTGGACATTTTATCGTGAAAACACTGAAGGTGCCTATACTTTAGGTAGCAAAGGGATTCATGTTAATGATGATCTGGCAATTGATTTTACTGTTGCTACTCAGGAAGGGTCTGATCGAATTATTCGAGCAGCCTTTGAATATGCAGAAAAATCAGGCAAAAACAAGCTTACGGTAGTCACTAAGGCTAATGTTGTAAAAACAACGGATGGTAAATTTTTGGATACAGCTAAGGCTATTTCCAAAGAATATCCAACAGTTGAAATGGATGACTGGTACATCGATATTATGACTGCTAAACTGGTCGATGAAAAAAGACGTACCCAATTTAAAGTGATGGTTCTGCCAAATCTTTACGGTGATATTTTAACTGATGAAGCGGCTGAATTTCAGGGTGGTGTAGGAACTGCCGGTTCTGCTAATATTGGTAAAAAATATGCGATGTTTGAAGCGATTCATGGCTCAGCTCCTCGTATGGTAACAGAAGGGCGTGGTCAGTATGCCGATCCTTGTAGTATTATTCGGGCGGCAGGAATGCTTATGGAGCATATTGGTTACCAGGAAAAAGCCGACATGCTAAAAAAAGCCCTGGATATCTGCGGTCTTTATGAAAAGAAACTGGTTCTTACTGGTCGTGATACTGGTGCAACTGGCGCAGAATATGCGGATTATGTAATGGAAACTTTATCAAATCCAGAATTATCAAATATTTTTGAACAGTATCAGTAA